A window of the Equus przewalskii isolate Varuska chromosome 10, EquPr2, whole genome shotgun sequence genome harbors these coding sequences:
- the LOC103564081 gene encoding keratin-associated protein 2-1-like gives MTGSCCGSTFSSLSLGRGCCQPCFRRDPCCCRPVSCQTTVCRPVTCVPRYTRSICEPCRRPICCDPCSLQEGCCRPISCCPTSCTAVVCRPCCWASTCCRPISVQSPCCRPRFCQPAPCRTVCRTSRC, from the coding sequence ATGACAGGCTCCTGCTGTGGCTCCAccttctcctccctgagccttggGAGAGGCTGCTGCCAGCCCTGCTTCCGCCGCGACCCCTGCTGCTGCCGCCCCGTGTCCTGCCAGACCACCGTGTGCCGGCCCGTGACCTGTGTGCCCCGCTACACGCGCTCCATCTGCGAGCCCTGCCGCCGCCCCATCTGCTGTGACCCCTGCTCCCTGCAGGAGGGCTGCTGCCGCCCCATCAGCTGCTGCCCCACGTCCTGCACGGCCGTGGTCTGCCGGCCCTGCTGCTGGGCCTCCACCTGCTGCCGGCCCATCTCTGTGCAGTCCCCCTGCTGCCGGCCCCGCTTCTGCCAGCCGGCCCCCTGCCGCACTGTCTGCAGGACCTCCCGCTGCTGA
- the LOC139074047 gene encoding keratin-associated protein 2-1 produces the protein MTGSCCGSTFSSLSLGRGCCQPCFRRDPCCCRPVSCQTTVCRPVTCVPRYTRSICEPCRRPICCDPCSLQEGCCRPISCCPTSCTAVVCRPCCWASTCCQPISVQSPCCRPRFCQPAPCRTVCRTSRC, from the coding sequence ATGACAGGCTCCTGCTGTGGCTCCAccttctcctccctgagccttggGAGAGGCTGCTGCCAGCCCTGCTTCCGCCGCGACCCCTGCTGCTGCCGCCCCGTGTCCTGCCAGACCACCGTGTGCCGGCCCGTGACCTGCGTGCCCCGCTACACGCGCTCCATCTGCGAGCCCTGCCGCCGCCCCATCTGCTGTGACCCCTGCTCCCTGCAGGAGGGCTGCTGCCGCCCCATCAGCTGCTGCCCCACGTCCTGCACGGCCGTGGTCTGCCGGCCCTGCTGCTGGGCCTCCACCTGCTGCCAGCCCATCTCTGTGCAGTCCCCCTGCTGCCGGCCCCGCTTCTGCCAGCCAGCCCCCTGCCGCACTGTCTGCAGGACCTCCCGCTGCTGA
- the LOC103564080 gene encoding keratin, high-sulfur matrix protein, B2A-like produces MACCSTSFCGFPSCSISETCNSSCCQPRSCQTSCCQPSFCQTSCCQPSSCQTSCCQPSFCQTSCGIGGGIGGGISGGQEGGYGAVSSRTRWCRPDCRVEGTSLPPCCVVSCTPPSCCQLHHAQASCCRPSYCGQSCCRPACCCQPICCEPICCEPICCEPTC; encoded by the coding sequence ATGGCCTGCTGCTCCACCAGCTTCTGTGGATTTCCCAGCTGCTCCATCAGTGAGACCTGCAACTCCAGCTGCTGCCAGCCAAGGTCCTGCCAGACCAGCTGCTGCCAGCCAAGCTTCTGCCAGACCAGCTGCTGCCAGCCAAGCTCCTGCCAGACCAGCTGCTGCCAGCCAAGCTTCTGCCAGACCAGCTGTGGCATTGGCGGTGGCATTGGCGGTGGCATCAGTGGTGGCCAAGAGGGTGGCTATGGAGCTGTGAGCTCCCGCACCAGGTGGTGCCGCCCTGACTGCCGTGTGGAGggcacctccctgcctccctgctgcGTGGTGAGCTGCACCCCCCCATCCTGCTGCCAGCTGCACCATGCCCAGGCCTCCTGCTGCCGCCCATCCTACTGTGGACAGTCCTGCTGCCGCCCAGCCTGCTGCTGCCAGCCCATCTGCTGTGAGCCCATCTGCTGTGAGCCCATCTGCTGTGAACCCACCTGCTAA
- the LOC103564086 gene encoding keratin-associated protein 1-4-like translates to MACCSTSFCGFPSCSISGTCDSSCCQPSSCQTSCCQPSSCQTSCGIGGGIGGGISGGQEGGYGAVSARTRWCRPDCRVEGTSLPPCCVVSCTPPSCCQLHHAQASCCRPSYCGQSCCRPACCCQPTRCEPICCEPICCEPTC, encoded by the coding sequence ATGGCCTGCTGCTCCACCAGCTTCTGTGGATTTCCCAGCTGCTCCATCAGTGGGACCTGTGACTCCAGCTGCTGCCAGCCAAGCTCCTGCCAGACCAGCTGCTGCCAACCAAGCTCCTGCCAGACCAGCTGTGGCATCGGTGGTGGCATTGGCGGTGGCATCAGTGGTGGCCAAGAGGGCGGCTACGGAGCTGTGAGCGCCCGCACCAGGTGGTGCCGCCCTGACTGCCGTGTGGAGggcacctccctgcctccctgctgcGTGGTGAGCTGCACCCCCCCATCCTGCTGCCAGCTGCACCATGCCCAGGCCTCCTGCTGCCGCCCATCCTACTGTGGACAGTCCTGCTGCCGCCCAGCCTGCTGCTGCCAGCCCACCCGCTGTGAGCCCATCTGCTGTGAGCCCATCTGCTGTGAGCCCACCTGTTGA
- the LOC103564087 gene encoding keratin-associated protein 9-3-like has product MACCSTSFCGFPSCSTGGTCDSSCCQPSFCQASCGIGGGISGGQEGGYGAVSSRTRWCRPDGRVEGTSLPPCCVVSCTPPSCCQLHHAQASCCRPSYCGQSCCRPACCCQPTCCVPTC; this is encoded by the coding sequence ATGGCCTGCTGCTCCACCAGCTTCTGTGGATTTCCCAGCTGCTCCACCGGTGGGACCTGTGACTCCAGTTGCTGCCAGCCAAGCTTCTGCCAGGCCAGCTGTGGCATCGGCGGTGGCATCAGTGGTGGCCAAGAGGGCGGCTACGGAGCTGTGAGCTCCCGCACCAGGTGGTGCCGCCCTGACGGCCGCGTGGAGggcacctccctgcctccctgctgcGTGGTGAGCTGCACCCCCCCATCCTGCTGCCAGCTGCACCATGCCCAGGCCTCCTGCTGCCGCCCATCCTACTGTGGACAGTCCTGCTGCCGCCCAGCCTGCTGCTGCCAGcccacctgctgtgtgcccacCTGCTAA
- the LOC139074046 gene encoding keratin, high-sulfur matrix protein, B2B-like, with the protein MACCSTSFCGFPSCSISETCNSSCCQPRSCQTSCCQPSFCQTSCCQPSSCQTSCCQPSFCQTSCGIGSGIGGGISGGQEGGYGAVSSRTRWCRPDCRVEGTFLPPCCVVSCTPPSCCQLHHAQASCCRPSYCGQSCCRPACCCQPICCEPICCEPIRCEPICCQSTC; encoded by the coding sequence ATGGCCTGTTGCTCCACCAGCTTCTGTGGATTTCCCAGCTGCTCCATCAGTGAGACCTGCAACTCCAGCTGCTGCCAGCCAAGGTCCTGCCAGACCAGCTGCTGCCAGCCAAGCTTCTGCCAGACCAGCTGCTGCCAGCCAAGCTCCTGCCAGACCAGCTGCTGCCAGCCAAGCTTCTGCCAGACCAGCTGTGGCATTGGCAGTGGCATTGGCGGTGGCATCAGTGGTGGCCAAGAGGGTGGCTATGGAGCTGTGAGCTCCCGCACCAGGTGGTGCCGCCCTGACTGCCGCGTGGAGGgcaccttcctgcctccctgctgcGTGGTGAGCTGCACCCCCCCATCCTGCTGCCAGCTGCACCATGCCCAGGCCTCCTGCTGCCGCCCATCCTACTGTGGACAGTCCTGCTGCCGCCCAGCCTGCTGCTGCCAGCCCATCTGCTGTGAGCCCATCTGCTGTGAGCCCATCCGCTGTGAGCCCATCTGCTGCCAGTCCACCTGTTAA